The nucleotide sequence TTTAGCTTTCTAAGACCGCTAACTTTGTAGATGTTAATAGTTTTCTTTTTCAACAAAAGAAAGGACAACATTTTGCATTATGATAACGGTAAATGAAGCACTCTCAAAAATAGAAGATAAGGTCAGCACACTAACTCCTATTTGTGCACCTTTAAACCAAGCTTATGGCTTAATATTAGCCGAAAACACAATTAGCAAAATAAATCAACCGCCTTTTAATTCCTCCGCTATGGACGGATATGCTGTAGCAAAAGAAGGATTAAACAGAGAAAATACTTTATTCAAATTAGTTGGGCTAAGTAAGGCCGGAGATGATATAAGTAACGTCCATTTAAGCAAAGGAGAATGTATTCGGGTTTTTACAGGTTCTGCTGTTCCCAATGGTTGCCACAAAGTTGTTATTCAAGAAAAAGTGAAAATTAATAGTACTACAATTGAAATTCCCGAAGGAATAAATGAAGGTGCTAATATCCGATTAAAAGGAGAACAATACAAAAAAGGAGACACGCTACTTTTTAAAGGACAAAAACTAAATGCTGCGGCAATAGGATTACTGGCATCAAGCGGTATATCTAAAGTAAATGTAATTCCCTCGCCTAAAGTGTCCTTAATAATAACGGGCAATGAGCTTACAGAACTTGGAAAACCTTTAAAATCGGGTGAAATTTACGAAAGCAACTCTTATATGTTGGAAGCGGCATTAAAAGAAACTCCTTCGCAAATTATTGATAAAATTAAGCTAAAAGACAACTTATTACACACAAAAAAAAGTATTGCCAAAGCTCTTGAAAAATCGGATATTGTAATACTCTCCGGAGGAATATCAGTAGGCGATTTTGATTTTGTGGGCGAAGCATTAAAACAATTAAAAGTAGAAACCGTTTTTTACAAAGTAAAACAAAAACCCGGCAAACCTATATTTTACGGAAGATACAAAAATAAAGAAATCTTTGCCTTACCCGGAAATCCGGCAAGTGCTCTTACCGGCTTTTATATTTATGTGCTACCTGCCATTAGAAAAAAAATGGGATTTACGGATATTTATTTACAGAAAAAACCATTTAAGTTAACACACGATTTATTAGAAAA is from Chitinophagales bacterium and encodes:
- a CDS encoding molybdopterin molybdotransferase MoeA — encoded protein: MITVNEALSKIEDKVSTLTPICAPLNQAYGLILAENTISKINQPPFNSSAMDGYAVAKEGLNRENTLFKLVGLSKAGDDISNVHLSKGECIRVFTGSAVPNGCHKVVIQEKVKINSTTIEIPEGINEGANIRLKGEQYKKGDTLLFKGQKLNAAAIGLLASSGISKVNVIPSPKVSLIITGNELTELGKPLKSGEIYESNSYMLEAALKETPSQIIDKIKLKDNLLHTKKSIAKALEKSDIVILSGGISVGDFDFVGEALKQLKVETVFYKVKQKPGKPIFYGRYKNKEIFALPGNPASALTGFYIYVLPAIRKKMGFTDIYLQKKPFKLTHDLLENKSDRTTFLKAKYIKNNIEILGAQSSAMLKTYAVSNALAILPPNSKNMKKGASIEAYILPKEYNLI